DNA from Candidatus Thermoplasmatota archaeon:
GATTATCACCAGGCCCTCCCTGAAGACGACGAATCTCTCCATCTGGGCCGCCTCGACCTCTTCGTCATAGTCCACGTCCCCCAGGATCGTGAGCATGTTGGTGACCCTCTTCATGTCCAGCTTGTCCATGAAGAACCCCTCCGTCCTCAATCCGAGCGTGCAGGGGATGTGAGTGTCTGAGACCAGAAGCTTGAGCGGGTCGGGCTGGGCTTTCTCGTCGACGTGGGACCGCGCGAACTCTCTCACCCCCTTCGGTGGGACCTTCCACCGCCAGAGACCGAGCTCGAGCCACTCATCGCCTTTCTTGTTCCTCTCCGCATAATCCTTCAAGTATGTGGTCCAGCGCTCGAACTCGGGCAGTTCCTTGGACACTACCTCCAGCTCGGCGAGATCCGAGGCGGGGCACAGGAAACAGCCGATCCTGGCCAGCCCTTTCGAGTACCACGGGTTATAACTCACGTTCTTGGAGAATATGTAGAGCCACACGTGCAGGGCGGTCCAATCTTGAATGGGCGACGCCGCGTGCTGCCCCGGGACCCAGGGATTGGTCCACACGGGACCTTTGGCAGACCTCGGGATGGACTCGTACCGCCTCTGGCCTATGAACGAAAGAACGCCCTCTGGGTAGCTCTTCGATATCAACCTGGCAGCCGGCCCCAGCTTGGACGTCTTGCAGCACCACCTGAAGTCCTTACCCGGAGGACCGAACGTCTCCAGAGCGTTCCAGAAGGATTCCCCCGCCGGTTCCGAGACCAGGCGGAGATCGAACTCCTCCGCGATCTGAGAGACATGTTCGACGGTCTCGGGGAACTCCAGACCAGTATCCACGAACAGTATGTCTGGACGAAGGCCCGCATCCAAGACGAGAAGAAGCGTGACCAGGCTGTCCTTCCCGCCGCTGAACGACACCGCCACTGGGAGGCCCATTCCCTCGACAACTTTGGCCACGAAGCGCTTCGCCTTGTCAACTCTCGCGGCCAACATGTCCTTGTTGGCATCCAAGACCAGTTCCCAGTTCTGGCCAGAGGGAAGCGGATGAGCATCGGAAGGTCGGGATGACCACCGCGTCTTCGTGGCCGCTCCACGCTTGTTCTCCATCATCTGCTTTCCGCTGATCCTGGCGGGACCCGCTGCAATCGTCCTCCTGTCCTTCGTCAGTACCAATATCTCGTCGCCAGCCTCGATGTCCGAATCGAGGTCGACGATCCCGGAGACCATCACGCTCGCTCCGGAGGAGATGGAGTCGATGGCACCGTCGTCCACGGTTATCCAGGATTCCTTGAGTGTGGGCACCAGTCTGCGGGCAGCCTCCATCCTCGGGATGAACTTGTAGCCGCTCCCCGGATTGAACTGCAAGGCGCCCATGACGTGGCCGTCCAGTATGACCTCGTCCATCCGGTCGATATAGGGGACACCGTTCAGCAGGACGATCTTGTCACTCGGGATCAGGGACTCGCCGCAGCCATCACCGAACTGCCTGTCGATCGTCTTCCTGATCAGTTGGATGTCTGCCTCGAAGGCGGGCCTGATGTCACCAGGTGGGGTCACGGCCATGCCCACCGTGGAGGAGCCACAGGCAGAACACTTCCTCTGTTCCAGTAGCGGCACATTGCACTCCTTGCACCACCGCAGATGCATCTTCCCCAATCGCAGTACTGGCACGAGGTTCTGATGTGCAGCAGTGGATAAATAATTCACTGTTTCACCGACCCCCGCCTGAAACGCTTATTGCCTTCGCAGCCCACGAATCGTACGTGACAAGGGCAGGTGTTGCGGACCTCCCGCTCCACCCTGGGCGGGCCCCTCGGTGGCTGTTCGTGAGGATGGTCGGGCTCTCCAAGGGGATACTGAAGACCTTGTGTCTGGAGTTCGGGACCGAGAGGTTCCTCGAGCGGATATCCGATCCCTTCTGGTTCCAGGCGCTATCCTGCGTCCTCGGGTTCGATTGGCATTCATCCGGAGTCACAACGGTCACGTGCGGTGCGCTGAAGGAGGCTCTCAAGGGGGAGGAACTCGGCATCGCGATCGCCGGGGGAAAGGGGCGGGCCTCCAGAAAGACGCCGCAGCAGATCGAACAGTTCGGGGAACAGATGGGTATCTCATCGCAGGCGATCGACGACATGGCCTACACGAGCAGGATCTCCGCAAAGGTGGACAACACGGCCATCCAGGACGGCCATCAGCTGTACCACCATGTATTCATGTTCTCCGAGCGGGGAAGCTGGACGATCATCCAGCAAGGGATGAACGAGGAGAGCGGCTATGCGAGGAGATACCACTGGTACCACGCTCACGTGGATGA
Protein-coding regions in this window:
- a CDS encoding phosphoadenosine phosphosulfate reductase family protein — protein: MNYLSTAAHQNLVPVLRLGKMHLRWCKECNVPLLEQRKCSACGSSTVGMAVTPPGDIRPAFEADIQLIRKTIDRQFGDGCGESLIPSDKIVLLNGVPYIDRMDEVILDGHVMGALQFNPGSGYKFIPRMEAARRLVPTLKESWITVDDGAIDSISSGASVMVSGIVDLDSDIEAGDEILVLTKDRRTIAAGPARISGKQMMENKRGAATKTRWSSRPSDAHPLPSGQNWELVLDANKDMLAARVDKAKRFVAKVVEGMGLPVAVSFSGGKDSLVTLLLVLDAGLRPDILFVDTGLEFPETVEHVSQIAEEFDLRLVSEPAGESFWNALETFGPPGKDFRWCCKTSKLGPAARLISKSYPEGVLSFIGQRRYESIPRSAKGPVWTNPWVPGQHAASPIQDWTALHVWLYIFSKNVSYNPWYSKGLARIGCFLCPASDLAELEVVSKELPEFERWTTYLKDYAERNKKGDEWLELGLWRWKVPPKGVREFARSHVDEKAQPDPLKLLVSDTHIPCTLGLRTEGFFMDKLDMKRVTNMLTILGDVDYDEEVEAAQMERFVVFREGLVIIRAESEEKLASQAKDLERVIKKAENCVACGVCLGLCENDAIVIKEQAWIIEENCEHCGKCLYPCSAADFEGEFKF